Proteins from a single region of Microtus ochrogaster isolate Prairie Vole_2 linkage group LG5, MicOch1.0, whole genome shotgun sequence:
- the Myorg gene encoding myogenesis-regulating glycosidase codes for MSQNLREKSQAYRRHRPSSNAGPKSLEVTPAAAMYTFLPDNFSPAKPKPTKELRPLLCSAVLGLLLVLAAVVAWCYYSASLRKAERLRAELLDLNPGGFSIRNQKGEQVFRLAFRSGELDLDSCSREGARLGCSRTVDERPLYFFIQTVKPKDTVMCYRVRWEEATPGRAVEHAMFLGDAAAHWYGGAEMRTQHWPIRLDGQQEPQPFVTSDVYSSDAAFGGILERYWLSSRAAAIKVNDSVPFHLGWNSTERSMRLQARYHDTSYKPPAGRTAAPELSYRVCVGSDVTSIHKYMVRRYFNKPSRVPAAEAFRDPIWSTWALYGRAVDQNKVLQFAQQIRQHRFNSSHLEIDDMYTPAYGDFDFDEGKFPNATDMFHRLREAGFRVTLWVHPFVNYNSSRFGEGVERELFVREPTGRLPALVRWWNGIGAVLDFTRPEARDWFQGHLRRLRSRYNVESFKFDAGEVSYLPRDFSTYRPLPDPSVWSRRYTEMALPFFSLAEVRVGYQSQNISCFFRLVDRDSVWGYDLGLRSLIPAVLTVSMLGYPFILPDMVGGNAVPERTAGRQDGLGPERELYVRWLEVAAFMPAMQFSIPPWQYDAEVVAIAHKFAALRASLVAPLLLELAGEVTDTGDPIVRPLWWIAPGDETAHRIDSQFLIGDTLLVAPVLEPGKQERDVYLPAGKWRSYKGELFDKTPVLLTDYPVDLDEVAYFTWAS; via the coding sequence ATGTCCCAGAACCTTCGGGAGAAGAGCCAGGCCTACCGGCGACACCGACCTAGTAGCAACGCAGGCCCCAAAAGCCTCGAAGTCACCCCAGCAGCAGCCATGTACACTTTCCTGCCTGACAATTTTTCACCTGCCAAACCTAAGCCCACCAAAGAACTGAGGCCTCTGCTGTGCTCGGCGGTGTTGGGACTACTGCTGGTGCTGGCGGCGGTTGTGGCCTGGTGTTACTACAGCGCCTCGCTACGCAAAGCCGAACGCCTGCGCGCAGAGCTGCTGGACCTCAATCCTGGCGGCTTCTCCATCCGTAACCAGAAGGGTGAGCAAGTCTTCCGCCTGGCCTTCCGTTCAGGTGAGCTGGACCTGGACTCCTGTAGCCGGGAGGGTGCCCGGCTTGGTTGCTCCCGAACAGTCGACGAGCGCCCGTTGTACTTCTTCATCCAGACTGTAAAACCCAAGGACACTGTCATGTGCTACCGTGTGCGCTGGGAGGAAGCTACACCGGGGCGTGCTGTGGAGCACGCCATGTTTCTGGGAGATGCTGCGGCGCACTGGTATGGCGGCGCAGAGATGAGGACGCAACACTGGCCTATCCGCCTGGATGGCCAGCAGGAGCCGCAGCCATTTGTCACGAGCGACGTCTACTCTTCTGACGCCGCCTTCGGAGGCATCCTCGAGCGCTACTGGTTATCTTCACGCGCGGCCGCCATCAAAGTTAATGACTCCGTGCCCTTCCACCTGGGTTGGAACAGCACGGAGCGTTCGATGCGGCTGCAGGCACGCTACCATGACACGTCTTACAAGCCACCAGCTGGCCGTACTGCAGCGCCAGAGCTTAGCTATCGCGTGTGCGTGGGCTCAGATGTCACCTCCATCCATAAGTACATGGTTCGGCGTTACTTCAACAAGCCATCCAGGGTACCAGCAGCAGAGGCCTTCCGAGACCCCATTTGGTCCACGTGGGCGCTGTATGGGCGCGCCGTGGACCAGAACAAGGTGCTGCAATTCGCCCAGCAGATCCGTCAGCACCGCTTCAACAGCAGCCACCTGGAAATCGATGACATGTACACACCCGCCTATGGCGACTTCGATTTCGACGAGGGCAAGTTCCCCAATGCCACTGACATGTTCCACCGCCTGCGAGAGGCTGGCTTCCGCGTCACACTTTGGGTGCATCCGTTTGTCAACTACAACTCGTCGCGCTTCGGCGAGGGCGTGGAGCGTGAGCTGTTCGTGCGCGAGCCCACGGGCCGGCTGCCAGCGCTGGTGCGCTGGTGGAACGGCATTGGCGCAGTGCTGGACTTCACGCGCCCAGAGGCCCGAGACTGGTTCCAAGGACATCTACGGCGTCTGCGCTCACGCTACAACGTGGAATCCTTTAAATTCGACGCGGGTGAGGTCAGCTACCTGCCCCGGGACTTCAGCACCTACAGGCCTCTGCCCGACCCCAGTGTGTGGAGCAGACGGTACACCGAGATGGCGCTGCCCTTCTTCTCGCTAGCCGAGGTCCGCGTCGGGTACCAGTCACAAAACATCTCCTGTTTCTTCCGCCTGGTGGACCGCGACTCGGTATGGGGCTACGACCTGGGGCTGCGCTCTCTTATCCCTGCCGTGCTCACGGTCAGTATGCTGGGCTATCCGTTCATCCTGCCCGATATGGTGGGTGGTAACGCGGTGCCAGAGCGCACAGCCGGCCGCCAGGATGGGCTGGGGCCGGAGCGCGAGCTCTACGTGCGCTGGCTGGAGGTGGCGGCCTTCATGCCTGCCATGCAGTTTTCAATCCCGCCCTGGCAGTACGACGCAGAAGTGGTAGCCATCGCACACAAGTTCGCCGCTCTGCGCGCCTCACTCGTGGCACCACTGCTGCTCGAGCTCGCTGGTGAGGTCACCGACACTGGCGACCCCATCGTGCGCCCCCTGTGGTGGATCGCACCGGGGGATGAAACGGCTCACCGCATCGACTCGCAGTTCCTTATCGGGGATACGCTGCTGGTGGCGCCGGTGCTGGAACCTGGTAAGCAGGAGCGTGACGTCTATCTGCCCGCCGGCAAGTGGCGCAGCTACAAGGGTGAGCTTTTTGACAAGACGCCGGTGCTGCTCACGGATTACCCGGTTGACCTGGATGAGGTCGCATATTTCACCTGGGCGTCCTGA